From a region of the Actinomadura luzonensis genome:
- a CDS encoding STAS domain-containing protein, giving the protein MTPEPARETPARVRPWLCGTIVVLDLAGTMAGPGATLLRQGLATALARRDPPFVVLDATRAGAFDADGLVLIASAGRHAREAGGRLLVTGWPESAGPLDGAEIRPTLEAALTELARTKL; this is encoded by the coding sequence ATGACACCCGAACCCGCCAGGGAGACGCCCGCCCGGGTGCGGCCGTGGTTGTGCGGCACGATCGTCGTCCTCGACCTGGCCGGGACCATGGCGGGGCCGGGCGCGACGCTGCTGCGGCAGGGGCTCGCGACGGCGCTGGCCCGCCGCGACCCCCCGTTCGTCGTCCTGGACGCCACCAGGGCCGGCGCGTTCGACGCCGACGGCCTGGTCCTCATCGCGAGCGCCGGCCGGCACGCCCGCGAGGCGGGCGGGCGGCTGCTGGTCACCGGCTGGCCGGAGTCGGCCGGGCCGCTGGACGGGGCCGAGATCCGGCCCACGCTGGAGGCGGCGCTGACCGAGCTGGCGCGCACGAAGCTCTAG
- a CDS encoding STAS domain-containing protein, with protein sequence MTHPDAGEYGFSWIVTQQDGVAVLSATGDLDLASAAEFRRGLSEATSGGRPPLVVADLGGVEFCDSSGLNALIQAANAVEAAGGRLVLSGLRPRVARLLRVTGLDRRFHAADDVAAAASVATGSGEARTSCA encoded by the coding sequence ATGACGCACCCGGACGCGGGCGAATACGGTTTCTCCTGGATCGTCACCCAGCAGGACGGCGTCGCCGTGCTGAGCGCGACAGGCGACCTGGACCTGGCCTCGGCCGCCGAGTTCCGCCGCGGCCTGTCGGAGGCCACGAGCGGCGGCCGGCCGCCGCTCGTGGTGGCCGACCTCGGCGGAGTCGAGTTCTGCGACTCCTCCGGGCTCAACGCGCTGATCCAGGCCGCGAACGCGGTGGAGGCCGCGGGCGGGCGGCTGGTGCTCAGCGGGCTGCGGCCCCGGGTGGCCCGGCTGCTGCGCGTGACGGGGCTGGACCGGCGCTTCCACGCGGCCGACGACGTCGCGGCGGCCGCGTCCGTGGCGACCGGCTCGGGCGAGGCCAGGACGTCCTGCGCCTGA